A stretch of Zootoca vivipara chromosome 13, rZooViv1.1, whole genome shotgun sequence DNA encodes these proteins:
- the TINF2 gene encoding TERF1-interacting nuclear factor 2 isoform X2 — translation MTGMESGRVGRYPRGHLAQPPAMQEPAKEGGEPTTSRGSPFRCIMALTAMAEAAARAAPDPCVALRLVAAAAWHVVQKQQVNDFPRVLALLEAVNEAAPDLVHFRHLAKLQLGLQAKVIMSMLQEEQPNGKIYDNLDTFFPEGETQPHTKATPQDVKMVQLAQENFRDLVFGLLSDRREREKYVQEHLEKDYGEAFMQVVKELFHDYLWQLEKTLPEPDLHQLLDTACLQGPSRTPQPDSSILSCYLSAMGYQTAGLPMRPPSPRLSSSLVHSEEEGEHRTLEPSQAHAYRSSSPCAQEQDSSRRRLGNQGMEVEDFVLDSCSDGCDSPFMKGEYQCTRHNTLIPTLRQYLSNTRNQCASSSASATSHLT, via the exons ATGACTGGCATGGAGagcggtagagttggaaggtacccccgaggtcatctagcccaaccccctgcgatgcaggaacctgccaaggaaggaggagagcccaccacctcccgagggagtccgttccgctGTATAATGGCTCTTACG GCgatggcagaagcagcagcaagggcGGCTCCTGATCCCTGCGTCGCGTTGCGGCTCGTGGCCGCTGCGGCCTGGCACGTGGTGCAGAAGCAGCAGGTCAACGACTTCCCCCGCGTGCTGGCGCTGCTGGAGGCCGTGAACGAGGCGGCGCCTGACTTGGTGCACTTCCGGCACCTTGCCAAGCTGCAGTTGGGCCTGCAGGCAAAG GTGATCATGAGCATGCTTCAGGAGGAGCAGCCAAATGGGAAGATCTATGACAATCTAGATACGTTCTTTCCAGAGGGGGAGACTCAGCCCCACACCAAAGCT ACGCCTCAGGACGTGAAGATGGTGCAGCTGGCTCAGGAGAACTTCCGGGATCTGGTGTTTGGGTTGCTGAGTGACCGTAGGGAGAGGGAGAAGTATGTGCAG GAGCACCTGGAAAAGGATTACGGAGAAGCCTTTATGCAGGTGGTCAAAGAGCTCTTTCACGATTACCTGTGGCAACTGGAGAAAACCCTCCCAGAGCCCGATTTGCACCAG cTGCTGGACACTGCCTGCCTCCAAGGGCCGAGCCGGACTCCCCAGCCGGACTCCAGCATCCTCTCGTGCTACCTCTCCGCCATGGGGTACCAGACCGCAG GATTACCTATGCGCCCACCTTCTCCCCGCCTGTCAAGCTCCCTAGTTCACAGCGAGGAGGAGGGGGAACATAGGACACTTGAGCCCTCCCAGGCGCATGCATACAGGAGTAGTTCACCCTGCGCCCAGGAACA gGATTCCTCCAGGCGTCGACTGGGCAACCAGGGAATGG AAGTCGAGGATTTTGTCCTGGATTCATGCAGTGACGGATGCGATTCCCCTTTCATGAAG GGAGAATACCAGTGCACCAGGCACAACACCCTCATCCCCACGTTGCGACAGTACCTTAGCAACACCAGGAATCA aTGTGCTAGTTCTTCAGCCTCAGCAACATCCCATCTAACATGA
- the TINF2 gene encoding TERF1-interacting nuclear factor 2 isoform X1, translating to MTGMESGRVGRYPRGHLAQPPAMQEPAKEGGEPTTSRGSPFRCIMALTAMAEAAARAAPDPCVALRLVAAAAWHVVQKQQVNDFPRVLALLEAVNEAAPDLVHFRHLAKLQLGLQAKVIMSMLQEEQPNGKIYDNLDTFFPEGETQPHTKATPQDVKMVQLAQENFRDLVFGLLSDRREREKYVQEHLEKDYGEAFMQVVKELFHDYLWQLEKTLPEPDLHQLLDTACLQGPSRTPQPDSSILSCYLSAMGYQTAGLPMRPPSPRLSSSLVHSEEEGEHRTLEPSQAHAYRSSSPCAQEQDSSRRRLGNQGMEEVEDFVLDSCSDGCDSPFMKGEYQCTRHNTLIPTLRQYLSNTRNQCASSSASATSHLT from the exons ATGACTGGCATGGAGagcggtagagttggaaggtacccccgaggtcatctagcccaaccccctgcgatgcaggaacctgccaaggaaggaggagagcccaccacctcccgagggagtccgttccgctGTATAATGGCTCTTACG GCgatggcagaagcagcagcaagggcGGCTCCTGATCCCTGCGTCGCGTTGCGGCTCGTGGCCGCTGCGGCCTGGCACGTGGTGCAGAAGCAGCAGGTCAACGACTTCCCCCGCGTGCTGGCGCTGCTGGAGGCCGTGAACGAGGCGGCGCCTGACTTGGTGCACTTCCGGCACCTTGCCAAGCTGCAGTTGGGCCTGCAGGCAAAG GTGATCATGAGCATGCTTCAGGAGGAGCAGCCAAATGGGAAGATCTATGACAATCTAGATACGTTCTTTCCAGAGGGGGAGACTCAGCCCCACACCAAAGCT ACGCCTCAGGACGTGAAGATGGTGCAGCTGGCTCAGGAGAACTTCCGGGATCTGGTGTTTGGGTTGCTGAGTGACCGTAGGGAGAGGGAGAAGTATGTGCAG GAGCACCTGGAAAAGGATTACGGAGAAGCCTTTATGCAGGTGGTCAAAGAGCTCTTTCACGATTACCTGTGGCAACTGGAGAAAACCCTCCCAGAGCCCGATTTGCACCAG cTGCTGGACACTGCCTGCCTCCAAGGGCCGAGCCGGACTCCCCAGCCGGACTCCAGCATCCTCTCGTGCTACCTCTCCGCCATGGGGTACCAGACCGCAG GATTACCTATGCGCCCACCTTCTCCCCGCCTGTCAAGCTCCCTAGTTCACAGCGAGGAGGAGGGGGAACATAGGACACTTGAGCCCTCCCAGGCGCATGCATACAGGAGTAGTTCACCCTGCGCCCAGGAACA gGATTCCTCCAGGCGTCGACTGGGCAACCAGGGAATGG AAGAAGTCGAGGATTTTGTCCTGGATTCATGCAGTGACGGATGCGATTCCCCTTTCATGAAG GGAGAATACCAGTGCACCAGGCACAACACCCTCATCCCCACGTTGCGACAGTACCTTAGCAACACCAGGAATCA aTGTGCTAGTTCTTCAGCCTCAGCAACATCCCATCTAACATGA
- the TINF2 gene encoding TERF1-interacting nuclear factor 2 isoform X5, with the protein MAEAAARAAPDPCVALRLVAAAAWHVVQKQQVNDFPRVLALLEAVNEAAPDLVHFRHLAKLQLGLQAKVIMSMLQEEQPNGKIYDNLDTFFPEGETQPHTKATPQDVKMVQLAQENFRDLVFGLLSDRREREKYVQEHLEKDYGEAFMQVVKELFHDYLWQLEKTLPEPDLHQLLDTACLQGPSRTPQPDSSILSCYLSAMGYQTAGLPMRPPSPRLSSSLVHSEEEGEHRTLEPSQAHAYRSSSPCAQEQDSSRRRLGNQGMEEVEDFVLDSCSDGCDSPFMKGEYQCTRHNTLIPTLRQYLSNTRNQCASSSASATSHLT; encoded by the exons atggcagaagcagcagcaagggcGGCTCCTGATCCCTGCGTCGCGTTGCGGCTCGTGGCCGCTGCGGCCTGGCACGTGGTGCAGAAGCAGCAGGTCAACGACTTCCCCCGCGTGCTGGCGCTGCTGGAGGCCGTGAACGAGGCGGCGCCTGACTTGGTGCACTTCCGGCACCTTGCCAAGCTGCAGTTGGGCCTGCAGGCAAAG GTGATCATGAGCATGCTTCAGGAGGAGCAGCCAAATGGGAAGATCTATGACAATCTAGATACGTTCTTTCCAGAGGGGGAGACTCAGCCCCACACCAAAGCT ACGCCTCAGGACGTGAAGATGGTGCAGCTGGCTCAGGAGAACTTCCGGGATCTGGTGTTTGGGTTGCTGAGTGACCGTAGGGAGAGGGAGAAGTATGTGCAG GAGCACCTGGAAAAGGATTACGGAGAAGCCTTTATGCAGGTGGTCAAAGAGCTCTTTCACGATTACCTGTGGCAACTGGAGAAAACCCTCCCAGAGCCCGATTTGCACCAG cTGCTGGACACTGCCTGCCTCCAAGGGCCGAGCCGGACTCCCCAGCCGGACTCCAGCATCCTCTCGTGCTACCTCTCCGCCATGGGGTACCAGACCGCAG GATTACCTATGCGCCCACCTTCTCCCCGCCTGTCAAGCTCCCTAGTTCACAGCGAGGAGGAGGGGGAACATAGGACACTTGAGCCCTCCCAGGCGCATGCATACAGGAGTAGTTCACCCTGCGCCCAGGAACA gGATTCCTCCAGGCGTCGACTGGGCAACCAGGGAATGG AAGAAGTCGAGGATTTTGTCCTGGATTCATGCAGTGACGGATGCGATTCCCCTTTCATGAAG GGAGAATACCAGTGCACCAGGCACAACACCCTCATCCCCACGTTGCGACAGTACCTTAGCAACACCAGGAATCA aTGTGCTAGTTCTTCAGCCTCAGCAACATCCCATCTAACATGA
- the TINF2 gene encoding TERF1-interacting nuclear factor 2 isoform X4 encodes MTGMESGRVGRYPRGHLAQPPAMQEPAKEGGEPTTSRGSPFRCIMALTAMAEAAARAAPDPCVALRLVAAAAWHVVQKQQVNDFPRVLALLEAVNEAAPDLVHFRHLAKLQLGLQAKVIMSMLQEEQPNGKIYDNLDTFFPEGETQPHTKATPQDVKMVQLAQENFRDLVFGLLSDRREREKYVQEHLEKDYGEAFMQVVKELFHDYLWQLEKTLPEPDLHQLLDTACLQGPSRTPQPDSSILSCYLSAMGYQTAGLPMRPPSPRLSSSLVHSEEEGEHRTLEPSQAHAYRSSSPCAQEQDSSRRRLGNQGMEVEDFVLDSCSDGCDSPFMKMC; translated from the exons ATGACTGGCATGGAGagcggtagagttggaaggtacccccgaggtcatctagcccaaccccctgcgatgcaggaacctgccaaggaaggaggagagcccaccacctcccgagggagtccgttccgctGTATAATGGCTCTTACG GCgatggcagaagcagcagcaagggcGGCTCCTGATCCCTGCGTCGCGTTGCGGCTCGTGGCCGCTGCGGCCTGGCACGTGGTGCAGAAGCAGCAGGTCAACGACTTCCCCCGCGTGCTGGCGCTGCTGGAGGCCGTGAACGAGGCGGCGCCTGACTTGGTGCACTTCCGGCACCTTGCCAAGCTGCAGTTGGGCCTGCAGGCAAAG GTGATCATGAGCATGCTTCAGGAGGAGCAGCCAAATGGGAAGATCTATGACAATCTAGATACGTTCTTTCCAGAGGGGGAGACTCAGCCCCACACCAAAGCT ACGCCTCAGGACGTGAAGATGGTGCAGCTGGCTCAGGAGAACTTCCGGGATCTGGTGTTTGGGTTGCTGAGTGACCGTAGGGAGAGGGAGAAGTATGTGCAG GAGCACCTGGAAAAGGATTACGGAGAAGCCTTTATGCAGGTGGTCAAAGAGCTCTTTCACGATTACCTGTGGCAACTGGAGAAAACCCTCCCAGAGCCCGATTTGCACCAG cTGCTGGACACTGCCTGCCTCCAAGGGCCGAGCCGGACTCCCCAGCCGGACTCCAGCATCCTCTCGTGCTACCTCTCCGCCATGGGGTACCAGACCGCAG GATTACCTATGCGCCCACCTTCTCCCCGCCTGTCAAGCTCCCTAGTTCACAGCGAGGAGGAGGGGGAACATAGGACACTTGAGCCCTCCCAGGCGCATGCATACAGGAGTAGTTCACCCTGCGCCCAGGAACA gGATTCCTCCAGGCGTCGACTGGGCAACCAGGGAATGG AAGTCGAGGATTTTGTCCTGGATTCATGCAGTGACGGATGCGATTCCCCTTTCATGAAG aTGTGCTAG
- the TINF2 gene encoding TERF1-interacting nuclear factor 2 isoform X3: MTGMESGRVGRYPRGHLAQPPAMQEPAKEGGEPTTSRGSPFRCIMALTAMAEAAARAAPDPCVALRLVAAAAWHVVQKQQVNDFPRVLALLEAVNEAAPDLVHFRHLAKLQLGLQAKVIMSMLQEEQPNGKIYDNLDTFFPEGETQPHTKATPQDVKMVQLAQENFRDLVFGLLSDRREREKYVQEHLEKDYGEAFMQVVKELFHDYLWQLEKTLPEPDLHQLLDTACLQGPSRTPQPDSSILSCYLSAMGYQTAGLPMRPPSPRLSSSLVHSEEEGEHRTLEPSQAHAYRSSSPCAQEQDSSRRRLGNQGMEEVEDFVLDSCSDGCDSPFMKMC, encoded by the exons ATGACTGGCATGGAGagcggtagagttggaaggtacccccgaggtcatctagcccaaccccctgcgatgcaggaacctgccaaggaaggaggagagcccaccacctcccgagggagtccgttccgctGTATAATGGCTCTTACG GCgatggcagaagcagcagcaagggcGGCTCCTGATCCCTGCGTCGCGTTGCGGCTCGTGGCCGCTGCGGCCTGGCACGTGGTGCAGAAGCAGCAGGTCAACGACTTCCCCCGCGTGCTGGCGCTGCTGGAGGCCGTGAACGAGGCGGCGCCTGACTTGGTGCACTTCCGGCACCTTGCCAAGCTGCAGTTGGGCCTGCAGGCAAAG GTGATCATGAGCATGCTTCAGGAGGAGCAGCCAAATGGGAAGATCTATGACAATCTAGATACGTTCTTTCCAGAGGGGGAGACTCAGCCCCACACCAAAGCT ACGCCTCAGGACGTGAAGATGGTGCAGCTGGCTCAGGAGAACTTCCGGGATCTGGTGTTTGGGTTGCTGAGTGACCGTAGGGAGAGGGAGAAGTATGTGCAG GAGCACCTGGAAAAGGATTACGGAGAAGCCTTTATGCAGGTGGTCAAAGAGCTCTTTCACGATTACCTGTGGCAACTGGAGAAAACCCTCCCAGAGCCCGATTTGCACCAG cTGCTGGACACTGCCTGCCTCCAAGGGCCGAGCCGGACTCCCCAGCCGGACTCCAGCATCCTCTCGTGCTACCTCTCCGCCATGGGGTACCAGACCGCAG GATTACCTATGCGCCCACCTTCTCCCCGCCTGTCAAGCTCCCTAGTTCACAGCGAGGAGGAGGGGGAACATAGGACACTTGAGCCCTCCCAGGCGCATGCATACAGGAGTAGTTCACCCTGCGCCCAGGAACA gGATTCCTCCAGGCGTCGACTGGGCAACCAGGGAATGG AAGAAGTCGAGGATTTTGTCCTGGATTCATGCAGTGACGGATGCGATTCCCCTTTCATGAAG aTGTGCTAG